GTATGCTGAGTCCCGCTCAAAGCCAATTTAGCATCTGTCATGTTTAACGTTTTAAACAAATAATCTTGAACCATGTTAGCTTGAGTCATATTTAGCTCTTGGGACATAAGCCAACCTAACAAACCATAGCCATAGTTGGAATACTCATATTGACCGGGTGAGTTATTAGGCGCCACAAGTGCATGAAGTAAAGATGAAGAGTCAAAGTTTGCATAAGGGTCATCTATACTTATTGGTTTCAAGTTAGAAGGAAGCCTAGGCAAGCCAGAACGGTGAGTTAATAATTGTTTTAGAGAATAACTGTGATGCGCATATTGCTTATCTAACAAGTTAGCAACTGGCATGTTTATTGACCATACTTCTTCGTTCACAAGCTGACTGGTTAAAAGTGCAAATAAGGGCTTCGAGACAGAACCAATTTCAAACAAGCTAGATTTATTCACTTTTGCACCATTGAAGTAAAACTCCTGCTTTTCACCCTTGAGGACAATAACTGCCGCTGCTATATCAGAAAATAACTCAGGCAACTGAGCCTGAAGTTGACTCAGTTGAACTGATGGCTTTAGTGGTCTATCTAAAGCTGTTTTTTTTTCAATGTGAGCGGTATCTCAAAGCCTTGCACAAACTTGCCACTATACCCTGCACCGTCAAGCTGACCAGAAAAACTAGCACTTATCATTTTTGAGCTAAATGTCATAGTTTTCTCATCAATGGCAAACTCTGTAATAGGAATGCCATAGCTCTGCTGTGCTGGGCTATCTAAAGAGGAGTAAAAACCACCATTAACCACTGCAACTTGCACTACTAAAGGTAGAGGCTTGCCATTTACATCTAGCTCGCCTTTATAAGCACCTTCATATTTTAGCTGTGACAAATCTTGCTCATTTAAACGATACAATGTAATTGCCATTGCACGACCTTGAGTGAAGGTACCAACCAAAGTATCACCTTCAACTTTGCCATTAAACTCAGCTTGAAGCTGTTTATCTTTAAATGACACTTGCTTCTTAGATATTGTAAATTCTGTTGGCACTTTACCAAACATACCTTGGTTGGGACTATCGAGCGTCACAGTATTTTTTTGCACATCAACATTAAAGCCTAACGTTAAATATACACCCGATTGTAATTCTAATAAGCCGCGCCATTTATCCACAGCCATAGATGAGGTGCTCATTAACATGCTTAATCCTACTATTAACCATTTCATTTTTTTGCTCCTTAAATCGAACACTTGCTCGATCGTCAATTCACATTGTTTATTTAAACATCTGACTTTTATTCACCATATCCCAAAGGCAACGCCCACTGTTTATTTTATGGCCTAAAGGTAGAAAAACGATGTGAACAAACAAAATTAACCACCAGCAAAACTAAATGAGAATTATTT
The Pseudoalteromonas phenolica genome window above contains:
- a CDS encoding serine hydrolase domain-containing protein; translation: MPELFSDIAAAVIVLKGEKQEFYFNGAKVNKSSLFEIGSVSKPLFALLTSQLVNEEVWSINMPVANLLDKQYAHHSYSLKQLLTHRSGLPRLPSNLKPISIDDPYANFDSSSLLHALVAPNNSPGQYEYSNYGYGLLGWLMSQELNMTQANMVQDYLFKTLNMTDAKLALSGTQHTKLKGRDYYGDEVPNWHFNSLVGAGGVLASPQDMASWVSFYWLKSEQNIKLTEAIALSLSPLNNDMAYAWSLGQNGSYFHGGKTAGFNTMVVFDPKKQIAVITMVAGERDAGSIAMTLFEQLQEKDN